From Saccharothrix espanaensis DSM 44229, the proteins below share one genomic window:
- the recN gene encoding DNA repair protein RecN has product MLAEMRIQGLGVIDEATLELAEGFTVVTGETGAGKTMVVTGLHLLGGGRAEASRVRNGADKAVVEGRFRATAGSPAAKVAEEVGGEPDDDGSVIAIRTVGADGRSRAHLGGRSVPVGVLAELAEQLLAVHGQNDQLRLLRPTEQRAVLDRFAGDDVGAPLRKYQKIREQWLKVAAEFTERTEKARELAREAELLRHGLTEISAVDPKSGEDVELHDEARRLVDADQLREAASGAQYAVAGSPDGDPDTPGALGLIGEARRRLASSEDPKLRDLEPRLIEAETLLTDVGAEIVSYLEHLDADPARLEHVLARQAELKALTRKYAADVDGVIAWAADAASRLAGLDTSDEALAALAARRDALAVELAGYAEQVTAERTAAAAELGKAVSEELTGLAMPHANVEVVVRPRVADAGDQQAVTVGGRSLHAGASGVDDVELRLIAHPGAPALPVHKGASGGELSRVMLALEVVLSHSDPVPTLVFDEVDAGVGGRAAVEVGRRLARLARSHQVIVVTHLPQVAAFADRHLVVDKTADGILTRSGVRVLDDAQRVVELARMLAGMDSTDTGRAHAEELLAAAKADKDSAPVVRRKKKK; this is encoded by the coding sequence GTGCTGGCCGAGATGCGCATCCAGGGCCTCGGTGTGATCGACGAGGCCACCCTTGAACTCGCCGAGGGCTTCACCGTGGTGACGGGGGAGACCGGCGCCGGCAAGACCATGGTCGTCACCGGCCTCCACCTGCTCGGTGGTGGCCGGGCGGAGGCGTCCCGCGTGCGCAACGGCGCGGACAAGGCCGTGGTCGAGGGCCGGTTCCGGGCGACGGCCGGCAGTCCGGCCGCGAAGGTCGCCGAGGAGGTCGGCGGCGAACCCGACGACGACGGCAGCGTGATCGCCATCCGCACCGTCGGTGCCGACGGCCGGTCCCGCGCCCACCTGGGCGGTCGGTCGGTGCCGGTGGGCGTGCTGGCCGAGCTGGCCGAGCAGCTGCTGGCCGTGCACGGGCAGAACGACCAGCTGCGGCTGCTGCGCCCGACCGAGCAGCGCGCGGTGCTGGACCGGTTCGCGGGTGACGACGTGGGCGCGCCGCTGCGCAAGTACCAGAAGATCCGCGAGCAGTGGCTCAAGGTCGCCGCCGAGTTCACCGAGCGCACCGAGAAGGCGCGCGAACTGGCGCGCGAGGCCGAGCTGCTGCGGCACGGGCTGACCGAGATCTCCGCCGTCGACCCGAAGTCCGGCGAGGACGTCGAGCTGCACGACGAGGCGCGCCGGCTGGTCGACGCCGACCAGCTGCGCGAAGCCGCGTCCGGCGCCCAGTACGCGGTGGCGGGCTCGCCCGACGGCGACCCGGACACGCCCGGCGCGCTCGGCCTGATCGGCGAGGCGCGCCGCCGGCTCGCGTCCTCGGAGGACCCGAAGCTGCGCGACCTGGAGCCCCGGCTGATCGAGGCGGAGACGCTGCTCACCGACGTGGGCGCGGAGATCGTGTCCTACCTGGAGCACCTGGACGCCGACCCGGCCCGGCTGGAGCACGTGCTGGCCCGCCAGGCCGAGCTGAAGGCGTTGACCCGCAAGTACGCGGCCGACGTGGACGGCGTGATCGCGTGGGCGGCCGACGCGGCTTCCCGGCTGGCCGGGCTGGACACCTCGGACGAGGCGCTGGCGGCGCTCGCCGCGCGCCGCGACGCGCTGGCCGTGGAGCTGGCCGGGTACGCCGAGCAGGTCACCGCGGAGCGCACCGCGGCCGCCGCGGAGCTGGGCAAGGCGGTGTCCGAGGAGCTGACCGGGCTGGCCATGCCGCACGCGAACGTCGAGGTGGTCGTCCGGCCGCGGGTCGCCGACGCGGGCGACCAGCAGGCCGTGACGGTCGGCGGCCGGTCGCTGCACGCCGGCGCGTCCGGCGTGGACGACGTGGAGCTGCGGCTGATCGCGCACCCCGGCGCGCCCGCGCTGCCGGTGCACAAGGGCGCGTCCGGCGGCGAGCTGTCCCGGGTGATGCTCGCGCTGGAGGTCGTGCTCTCGCACTCCGACCCGGTGCCCACCCTGGTGTTCGACGAGGTCGACGCCGGTGTCGGCGGCCGGGCCGCGGTCGAGGTCGGCCGCAGGCTGGCCCGGCTGGCGCGCAGCCACCAGGTCATCGTGGTCACCCACCTGCCGCAGGTCGCCGCGTTCGCCGACCGGCACCTGGTGGTGGACAAGACCGCCGACGGGATCCTCACCCGGTCCGGGGTCCGGGTGCTGGACGACGCGCAGCGCGTGGTCGAGCTCGCCCGCATGCTGGCGGGCATGGACTCCACCGACACCGGCCGGGCGCACGCCGAGGAACTGCTGGCCGCGGCGAAGGCCGACAAGGACAGCGCGCCGGTGGTGCGGCGGAAGAAGAAGAAGTGA
- a CDS encoding NAD kinase translates to MTGDAVTRPGATGDAGTGAGAGSDAGTGGVVAGDAVTGDAVPCEAVAGAVGDREILLVVHTGRPSNVLVAQEVARRFAAAGVRLRVLKDEAAELDRSCYAQVVTADDNAAEGTELVFVLGGDGTLLRAAELARAAGVPVLGVNLGRVGFLAEADSDALFEAIAHVIERTYEVEERMTVDITASVDGEEFAGTWALNEASVEKSSRERILDVVVEVDGRPVSAFGCDGVLVATPTGSTAYAFSAGGPVVWPDVHALLVVPSNAHALFARPLVVSPTSVVALEIDPGGHPAVLCADGRRTIGLPAGARVEVRGGATPLRLVRLREGPFTDRLVEKFSLPVQGWRGPLAE, encoded by the coding sequence ATGACCGGGGACGCTGTGACCAGGCCCGGGGCGACCGGCGACGCCGGGACCGGGGCCGGTGCCGGCAGCGACGCCGGCACCGGTGGTGTGGTGGCCGGAGATGCGGTGACCGGGGACGCGGTGCCGTGTGAGGCGGTGGCCGGGGCGGTCGGTGATCGGGAGATCCTGCTGGTCGTGCACACCGGCCGGCCGAGCAACGTGCTGGTCGCGCAGGAGGTGGCGCGGCGGTTCGCGGCGGCCGGCGTGCGGCTGCGGGTGCTCAAGGACGAGGCGGCCGAGCTGGACCGGTCCTGCTACGCGCAGGTCGTGACCGCCGACGACAACGCGGCCGAGGGCACCGAGCTGGTGTTCGTGCTCGGCGGCGACGGCACGCTGCTGCGCGCGGCGGAACTGGCGCGCGCGGCGGGCGTCCCGGTGCTCGGGGTGAACCTGGGCCGGGTCGGGTTCCTCGCCGAGGCCGACTCCGACGCGCTGTTCGAGGCGATCGCCCACGTCATCGAGCGGACCTACGAGGTCGAGGAGCGGATGACGGTGGACATCACCGCGTCCGTGGACGGCGAGGAGTTCGCGGGCACGTGGGCGCTCAACGAGGCGAGCGTGGAGAAGAGCTCGCGGGAACGCATCCTGGACGTCGTGGTGGAGGTGGACGGCCGGCCGGTGTCGGCGTTCGGCTGCGACGGCGTGCTGGTGGCGACCCCGACGGGGTCCACCGCGTACGCGTTCTCCGCGGGCGGGCCGGTGGTGTGGCCGGACGTGCACGCGCTGCTGGTCGTGCCGTCGAACGCGCACGCGCTGTTCGCCCGGCCGCTGGTGGTGTCGCCGACGTCGGTGGTCGCGCTGGAGATCGACCCGGGCGGGCACCCGGCGGTGCTCTGCGCGGACGGGCGGCGCACGATCGGGCTGCCGGCGGGCGCGCGGGTCGAGGTCCGGGGCGGTGCGACGCCGCTGCGGCTGGTCCGGCTGCGCGAAGGGCCGTTCACCGACCGGCTGGTGGAGAAGTTCTCACTGCCCGTGCAGGGGTGGCGGGGTCCGCTCGCCGAGTAG
- a CDS encoding TlyA family RNA methyltransferase, translated as MPRRARLDAELVRRGLARSREHASQLVADGRVTIRGTVATKPATAVELDTALVVRETDDPNWASRGAHKLVGALERFPAITVGGRRCLDAGASTGGFTDVLLRAGARQVVAADVGRGLLDWRLRTDDRVVVKDKTNVRALTPEDIGGPVELVVADLSFISLRLVLPALAACLDEEGDLLPMVKPQFEVGKERLGSGGVVRDPGLRAEAVLDVVAAAAEIGLRLHGVTASPLPGPSGNVEFFAWLRRGDPLDVEAADALVRAAVAEGPQ; from the coding sequence GTGCCGCGCAGGGCTCGGCTGGACGCCGAACTGGTCCGCCGCGGGCTGGCCCGGTCACGGGAGCACGCGAGTCAACTCGTCGCCGACGGCCGGGTGACGATCCGCGGCACGGTCGCGACGAAACCCGCCACCGCCGTCGAACTGGACACCGCGCTGGTGGTGCGCGAGACCGACGACCCGAACTGGGCGTCGCGGGGCGCGCACAAGCTGGTCGGCGCGTTGGAGCGGTTCCCCGCGATCACCGTCGGGGGCCGGCGCTGCCTGGACGCGGGCGCGTCCACCGGCGGTTTCACCGACGTGCTGCTGCGCGCCGGCGCGCGCCAGGTGGTCGCGGCCGACGTGGGCCGGGGGCTGTTGGACTGGCGGCTGCGCACCGACGACCGGGTCGTGGTCAAGGACAAGACCAACGTGCGGGCGTTGACGCCGGAGGACATCGGCGGTCCGGTTGAACTGGTGGTGGCGGATCTCTCGTTCATCTCGTTGAGGCTGGTGCTGCCCGCGCTGGCCGCGTGCCTCGACGAGGAGGGCGATCTGCTGCCGATGGTGAAACCCCAGTTCGAGGTGGGCAAGGAACGGCTGGGGTCGGGCGGCGTCGTCCGCGACCCCGGGCTGCGCGCGGAGGCCGTGCTGGACGTGGTGGCCGCGGCGGCGGAGATCGGGCTGCGGCTGCACGGCGTGACGGCGAGCCCGTTGCCGGGCCCGTCCGGCAACGTCGAGTTCTTCGCCTGGCTGCGCCGCGGCGATCCGCTGGACGTGGAGGCCGCCGACGCGCTCGTGCGCGCCGCGGTCGCGGAAGGACCCCAATGA
- a CDS encoding HAD-IIA family hydrolase yields MLLDRYDALLLDLDGTVYRGHDAVPGAVEAVAAARGRGIGIRFVTNNATRSPQDVADHLTEIGFRAALDEVSTSAQAAAAMLPDLVGPGAGVLVLGTDALADEVRRCGFTPVRTAEGAAAVVQGLSQDLGWRELAEAALAIRAGARWVACNVDATLPTERGLLPGNGSLVAALKTATGAEPLVAGKPATPLLEQAAKSLGAQRPLVVGDRLDTDILGAVNAGLDSLLVLTGVSTEADAAALPPHLRPTYVAADLSVLDRLP; encoded by the coding sequence GTGCTACTGGACCGTTACGACGCGCTGCTGCTCGACCTCGACGGCACGGTCTACCGAGGCCACGACGCGGTGCCGGGAGCGGTGGAGGCGGTGGCGGCGGCTCGTGGGCGGGGGATCGGGATCCGGTTCGTCACCAACAACGCGACGCGGTCGCCGCAGGACGTCGCCGACCACCTGACCGAGATCGGGTTCCGCGCCGCGCTGGACGAGGTGAGCACCAGTGCCCAGGCCGCGGCGGCGATGCTGCCCGACCTGGTCGGCCCGGGGGCGGGTGTCCTCGTGCTCGGCACCGACGCGCTCGCCGACGAGGTGCGCCGGTGTGGTTTCACGCCCGTCCGCACGGCCGAGGGCGCGGCTGCCGTCGTGCAGGGCCTGTCCCAGGACCTCGGGTGGCGCGAGCTCGCCGAGGCGGCGCTGGCGATCCGGGCGGGCGCGCGGTGGGTGGCGTGCAACGTCGACGCGACCCTGCCGACCGAACGCGGCCTGCTGCCCGGCAACGGGTCGCTGGTGGCCGCGCTCAAGACCGCCACCGGTGCCGAACCCCTCGTCGCCGGGAAGCCCGCGACGCCCTTGCTGGAGCAGGCCGCGAAGTCGTTGGGCGCGCAGCGCCCGCTGGTGGTCGGCGACCGGCTGGACACCGACATCCTCGGTGCGGTGAACGCCGGTCTGGACTCGCTGCTCGTCCTCACCGGGGTGTCGACCGAAGCCGACGCCGCCGCGCTGCCGCCGCACCTTCGGCCGACCTACGTCGCGGCGGACCTGTCGGTGCTCGATCGGCTACCGTGA
- a CDS encoding tetratricopeptide repeat protein, whose translation MKQELRGLPKGLAEIVGRHLAAAGILIDSEPELALEHARYARTKAARVGVVREAAGLTAYYAGEWAEALSELRAARRMTHGAGHLAVMADCERALGRPERAIELAREAQGVTLDPEDAVELRIVAAGARRDMGQFDASVVALQGDDLDPKRRDPWSARLFYAYADNLAAAGRTEEAVKWFLNAAQADDDNETDAAERAFDLSPQD comes from the coding sequence GTGAAGCAGGAGCTGCGCGGGCTGCCCAAGGGGCTTGCCGAGATCGTCGGACGGCACCTCGCCGCGGCCGGGATCCTGATCGACAGCGAGCCCGAGCTCGCCCTGGAGCACGCCCGCTACGCGCGCACCAAGGCCGCGCGGGTCGGTGTGGTCCGGGAAGCGGCCGGGTTGACCGCCTACTACGCCGGGGAGTGGGCGGAAGCCCTCTCCGAGCTGCGGGCGGCGCGGCGGATGACGCACGGTGCGGGGCACCTCGCCGTCATGGCCGACTGCGAGCGCGCCCTGGGTCGTCCCGAGCGGGCCATCGAGCTCGCCCGCGAGGCGCAGGGGGTCACCCTGGATCCCGAGGACGCGGTGGAGCTGCGGATCGTCGCGGCCGGTGCCCGGCGGGACATGGGGCAGTTCGACGCCTCGGTGGTCGCCCTCCAGGGCGACGACCTGGACCCGAAGCGCCGGGACCCGTGGAGCGCGCGGCTGTTCTACGCCTACGCCGACAACCTGGCCGCCGCCGGTCGTACCGAGGAGGCCGTGAAGTGGTTCCTCAACGCCGCCCAGGCCGATGACGACAACGAGACCGACGCCGCCGAGCGCGCGTTCGACCTCAGCCCCCAGGACTGA